The proteins below come from a single Actinomycetes bacterium genomic window:
- a CDS encoding ABC transporter ATP-binding protein, protein MSNAQRHSPPLVRLEGVSKSYGTGPNQLHVLDRVDLDLRCGETTSLVGRSGSGKSTLISLIAGLMRPDAGHIHIGGQQTNKLDEAGRARLRAERIGVVLQADNLLPFLTAVENVELARGFAPGRRSMSRARELLSELGLGDRMDHLPRQLSGGEAQRVAVAVALANEPDLLLADEVVGQLDSSTAAYVTELIFAASRERDLAVLYVTHDEQLAREAQHSLRLADRRIVPA, encoded by the coding sequence GTGAGCAACGCCCAGCGACACTCGCCACCGCTCGTGCGCCTCGAGGGGGTGTCGAAGTCCTACGGCACCGGTCCGAACCAGCTCCACGTGCTCGACAGGGTCGACCTCGACCTCCGGTGCGGCGAGACCACGAGCCTGGTCGGCCGATCGGGAAGTGGGAAGTCCACCCTCATCTCGCTGATCGCCGGGCTCATGCGTCCCGACGCCGGACACATCCACATTGGTGGGCAGCAGACGAACAAGCTGGACGAGGCCGGCCGTGCGAGGCTTCGCGCTGAGCGGATCGGCGTCGTCCTCCAGGCCGACAACCTGCTCCCGTTCCTGACCGCCGTCGAAAACGTGGAGCTGGCCAGAGGCTTCGCTCCGGGTCGCCGGTCGATGAGCCGAGCCCGAGAGCTGCTGTCCGAGCTCGGGCTCGGTGACCGCATGGACCATCTCCCGCGGCAGCTGTCCGGTGGGGAGGCGCAACGGGTGGCAGTGGCCGTGGCGCTCGCCAACGAACCGGACCTCCTGCTCGCCGACGAAGTCGTCGGACAGCTCGATTCTTCCACCGCGGCGTATGTCACCGAACTCATCTTCGCCGCCTCTCGCGAGCGCGACCTCGCCGTCCTGTACGTGACCCACGACGAGCAGCTCGCCCGCGAGGCCCAGCACTCGCTGCGCCTCGCCGACCGCCGGATCGTGCCGGCGTGA
- a CDS encoding ABC transporter ATP-binding protein has protein sequence MDASIHVESVVVEHATASGPVCALDGVSFTVDAGSSVAVTGPSGCGKSTLLGVLGGLALPTAGAVRIGGEEISSLSERRRSDFRRTHVGFVYQADNLLPFLTVVENVGLQFALDGESTAVDRSLDLLDKLGLANEAHRLPDHLSGGQRQRAAVARAVVHRPEVILADEPTGALDAANAAAVIDLLLEVQREIGATLVMVTHDPGAASRMDRRIGLRDGRVTGSLASDDR, from the coding sequence ATGGACGCGTCGATCCACGTCGAGTCAGTGGTGGTCGAGCACGCCACAGCGAGTGGCCCCGTTTGCGCGCTCGACGGGGTCTCCTTCACGGTCGACGCCGGGTCGAGCGTGGCGGTCACCGGACCCAGCGGGTGCGGCAAGTCGACGCTGCTCGGAGTCCTCGGGGGTCTCGCCCTCCCGACCGCGGGCGCCGTGCGGATCGGCGGGGAGGAGATCTCGTCGCTGTCGGAGCGCCGGCGCTCCGACTTCCGGCGCACCCACGTCGGGTTCGTCTACCAGGCCGACAACCTGCTCCCGTTCCTCACCGTCGTCGAGAACGTCGGGCTTCAGTTCGCCCTCGACGGAGAATCCACCGCCGTGGACCGGTCCCTCGACCTGCTCGACAAGCTCGGCCTTGCGAACGAGGCGCACCGGCTTCCCGACCACCTTTCGGGCGGCCAGCGCCAACGTGCGGCGGTGGCCCGAGCGGTCGTGCACCGGCCCGAGGTCATCCTCGCCGACGAGCCGACCGGCGCGCTCGACGCCGCGAACGCCGCAGCTGTCATCGACCTGCTTCTCGAGGTGCAGCGCGAGATCGGCGCGACGCTCGTCATGGTCACCCATGACCCGGGCGCAGCGAGCCGGATGGACCGGCGCATCGGGCTCCGCGACGGGCGCGTTACAGGATCGTTGGCATCCGATGATCGCTAG